GGTTCAACCAAGTCACAGGGCTTGTGTGTAGACTCCTGGTTCAGGGCTCTTGCCACTGCCCTGACACAGAGCTCTGTTCCCTGCCCCCAGGCCAGGCCTTCCAGCAGGGTGCCCACTCCCCAGGCGGCTCCTTGTTCCACCCTGCCTCATTCCACATTCCCATCCCGAGCACCTGCTGCCCAGATTACCTGGCGTGTGCTGCTGCTCCGTGAGGCAGAGAGCGAGGCGAAGTCAGGTTCCCCAGAGTGTGCGGGGGTTCATTTCTGGAGCGCCCCTGCTGCCTGGCACGGGCTGGGCACTGTAAATGCCCGTGCGACACGGCGGGAGGGCGCCTCTCCCCGACTTTTACCCTCATAAACAGGCTCAAGGGCGAAGTAACTGCTTGTTGGCGAAAGCCGGCGGGAGCGGCGCGGGAGGGCAGGGGAAGCGGCTAGTTGGGTGCCGGGTCCTTGGCCGGAGGCGGAGACGGTGCCCACGTGCGGGCAGGGGCGCGTGCGGGGCCTCCGAGGTGAGAGTCCCGACCGAGAACCCGGCGGCGAGGTCCCGCGCAGGGCGGGGCGGAGCGGCGGGGCGGGCTCGGCTCGTGCGGGCAGGCTCCGCCCCGGGGCGCGGGTTTAAAAGCGGGGCAGGCGGGCTGGCGAGGCGGGAGCAGCCCGGGAGCGCGCTGGAGGAGCGGCGGCGGGCACAGCCATGACCCGGCGGGCTGGGGGCGCCCAGCTGCTCGGCGGTCTCCTGCTCGTCGTCCTGCTCGCTGCCGGCGTCGCCTCGCTCAGCTGGGATCCCCCGGAGTCCCGGAGCCGAGCCAGCAAGATCCGAGTGCACCCGCGGGGCAACCTCTGGGCCACCGGTAAGGCTTCGCGGACCCAGGCAAGCGCCCCTCACCCTGCCCGGACCCCATTTTCCTTCTCAaccctctgcccctcctcagCCACAGACACTAGTGTCTGAGCAGGTGGGTGGGGACCCTGAGGCTCACCTAATTTGATAGATGGGAACTTGAGACCCAGACAGGTCAGTGACTGGGTTAAGATCACTCAGCCAGTTTAAGGCACACCTGGGGCTAGATCCTACAACTGACTGCCAGCTGgtgccccttcccttccccgaTTTTGCCCAATCTTCTAACCTCTAGTGTGTCTTCTCTGCAGCCCCGCCTTCCAGGCGCCTCTCCACTTTTTCCTGCCCCTTCCCGCCCCTCCACGGCGCAGGCAGCACAACTAGCAGCGTTTCTCCCTGATCCCGGACTttcccaccctccttcctgctgtgccatctcccccaccccctccattTGTTCAGGAAAAGCGGAGATAGCAGGCTTTGCCACCACCTAGATGTCTTTGTGGCTTGCTTGTGAAGAGGAGGATGAAGCTTTCATATCTACCTGCCATGAGAACTGAAATGTGGGAGAGATGGGGGACTTTACCACTGGAGTAGGATCCTCGTTCCCTGACTTCTTTGTCTCTCGGCATCTCCCTTTTAGGTCACTTCATGGGCAAGAAAAGTCTGGAACTCTCCAGCCCATCCCCATTGGGGACAGCTCCCTACACTTCCCTGAGGGACCAGAGACTGCAGCTGAGTCATGATCTGCTCAGGATCCTCCTGCTAAAGAAAGCTCTGCGCATGAGCCTCAGCGGCCTAGCACCCCCCACCCAGGTGAGCCAGGCCCCTACCCCAGAACCCAGAGGGCTCAGCCAGGGCCACCCCTGGATCCAGCATGGGAGGAGTTACCACCCAACATCGGGTTTAGGGTGTGACTGCCCACCCTTGGGGATGGGAACCCCAGAAAGCCAGGGTTCCAGGCTCTCCCTATGACCCAGGGCTCAAAGGAGGAACACTCTAGAAAAGAGGCTGACCTTCCCAGTAGACACCACGGAGCAAGAATTAAGGAAAGAAGTTCCCCCTAGCTTATCACCCCGTCTAAAGTCTCAGCTGAGGACCATCCAGCCTCTCGCAGCAGGACCTTTCTCCTCCAGAACACACAGCCAGGGTCTCACCCTGGCTGTTCCCTGCTGCATTAGTCCATCTTTGCTGTGCCTCGTGTGTGCGTGTGGCCAGACTGGGACCCTGCGGCCCATAGAGGGGAAGAGAAGTCAGTTAGCCAAGACAGAGCCCGGACCTTGCTCACCTGGAACAGCGCTCTTTCCACTCTGATCTGCCTCAGTAACCAGGGGCAGGGTTATCGATTTCAACACTCTTGACAGTCTGGGctgggtaattctttgttgtgggggctgttctgtgcattgtagaatgttagcaacatccctggtctctacccactagatggcTGTAGcaccttccttcctcccaacCCAAGTGTGACATCCataaatgtctccagacatcacCAAATGACCCCTGGGGGAGAGGGCCCAAAACCACTCTTGGTTGGAAACCAATGACCTGTGGATTTTAAGGCTCCAAAGCTGGAACCAAGCTTGCTTTAATGTCTAGCCTAGTTTAGTGGTGGCTCCTCCATTCTCTGCTCCTAGTGCTGTCCCCACTGCGTACCACCCTCTCTGGTACTTGTTGCTGTGTGCATAAGGCAGTATGATGTGGTAGAATGTGGGATCTGGCAGCAATGTTCTGGGCTTATAACCTAGCTACTtgagtagctgtgtgaccttagaaatgtcacttaacctctctaagcctcatcttcctcatccataaaatggagataataataggcCATCTTCCATTAAATGACACCATTTATGTCACATACTCAGCATGATGCCTGGTGCATAAAAAGCCCTTAGTAAATGAGAGCCCTTAGCAGTCTGTGAGCTCCCTGGCAGCACCTGTTGCTGACTCACCTTTGTATACCCCACTGTGCCTAGCATACAGTGTGACATTTGAAAGAAGGGAGGGGCATTCCCCAGAGAAGGTCCAACCC
This genomic interval from Microcebus murinus isolate Inina chromosome 7, M.murinus_Inina_mat1.0, whole genome shotgun sequence contains the following:
- the NMB gene encoding neuromedin-B; translation: MTRRAGGAQLLGGLLLVVLLAAGVASLSWDPPESRSRASKIRVHPRGNLWATGHFMGKKSLELSSPSPLGTAPYTSLRDQRLQLSHDLLRILLLKKALRMSLSGLAPPTQYKRLLMQILQE